One genomic window of Haloferax mediterranei ATCC 33500 includes the following:
- a CDS encoding multicopper oxidase domain-containing protein, producing the protein MPSLDYSKAADLTETLERRLADSLDPDFTVSRRAVLGGLGLAGGAVLTGLGRADGDPHAGSHEDSSHGKFGTVGEYRNLDFDPHDFLTQFNTGRGEQANVPQDIYEENGRTVREFEFTAVDTTVTVAPGIEFPAWAYNGQVPGPTLRVVEGDLIRLKFSNFGRHAHTVHPHLRNLNPRMDGVPTNGPGVIDTDESFTYEWIAQPAGSHFYHCHSLPLKEHIHRGLYGSIIVDPDPERVADRPEEYCEFHSSQITDELRESLVAEAKTRNHEYPENDAVNEMVMVMNGFDTNFDGDNEVYAVNTRAFAYGVGQTDGNGNWQAGETKHPIQIDKTKRQRVYLLNIIEFDPINSFHTHSQFFDYYDHGTTLTPTLKNVDTVMQSQAQRGIIELDYSTHESGLYMFHAHQSEFAELGWMSFFEVV; encoded by the coding sequence ATGCCTTCGCTAGATTATTCGAAAGCAGCAGACCTCACGGAGACGTTAGAGCGGCGATTAGCTGATTCCCTCGACCCCGATTTTACAGTCAGTCGGCGTGCTGTTCTCGGTGGGCTCGGTCTCGCTGGCGGTGCGGTACTGACGGGTCTCGGTCGAGCGGACGGCGACCCTCACGCAGGCAGCCACGAAGACAGTTCCCACGGAAAATTCGGCACCGTTGGGGAATACCGAAACCTCGACTTCGACCCGCACGACTTTCTCACGCAGTTCAACACGGGTCGTGGGGAACAGGCGAACGTCCCGCAGGACATCTACGAGGAGAACGGTCGAACTGTCCGCGAGTTCGAGTTTACGGCTGTCGATACGACAGTCACCGTCGCACCGGGTATCGAGTTCCCAGCGTGGGCGTACAACGGGCAGGTTCCCGGTCCGACGCTTCGGGTGGTCGAAGGCGACCTCATTCGACTGAAATTCTCCAACTTCGGGCGACACGCACACACCGTCCATCCGCACCTGCGGAACCTCAACCCGCGGATGGACGGCGTCCCAACGAACGGGCCGGGCGTCATCGACACGGACGAATCGTTCACCTACGAGTGGATTGCCCAACCAGCGGGGAGCCACTTCTACCACTGCCACTCGCTCCCGCTGAAAGAGCACATCCACCGAGGTCTCTACGGGTCGATTATCGTCGACCCCGACCCCGAGCGCGTCGCCGACCGTCCCGAGGAGTACTGCGAGTTCCACTCCTCACAAATCACCGATGAACTCCGTGAATCACTCGTCGCGGAGGCCAAGACCCGGAACCACGAGTACCCGGAAAACGACGCCGTCAACGAGATGGTGATGGTGATGAACGGGTTCGACACGAACTTCGACGGCGACAACGAGGTCTACGCCGTCAACACCCGCGCATTCGCCTACGGCGTCGGCCAAACCGACGGTAACGGTAACTGGCAGGCCGGCGAGACGAAACACCCGATTCAGATTGATAAGACGAAGCGCCAACGGGTGTATCTCCTCAACATCATCGAGTTCGACCCCATCAACTCGTTCCATACGCACTCGCAGTTCTTCGACTACTACGACCACGGAACGACGCTGACCCCGACGCTGAAGAACGTCGATACGGTCATGCAGTCTCAGGCGCAGCGGGGAATCATCGAACTGGACTACTCGACCCACGAGTCGGGACTGTACATGTTCCACGCCCACCAGTCGGAGTTCGCCGAACTCGGCTGGATGAGCTTCTTCGAGGTGGTCTAA
- a CDS encoding glycosyltransferase, whose amino-acid sequence MPVRYAKSAAEPALSVVIPSVPTHDHSQTVAHLREQTLSEPYEILVVDDASVDRSVARNIGLETADADVVALTDDDTTPPPEWLETIHREFANDPDLVCLEGPVYGGCRNTESRHYVGCNLAVRRKEALAVGGFRSEFSEWREDVEFGWRMERDADGGCRFEETMQMRHPSVPRTAFDPALEHRLKTEYPKRYATVMDGSLRRRLYRWGRSVGVIQPVHRVLNVLGYHRGPPR is encoded by the coding sequence ATGCCGGTCCGGTATGCGAAATCCGCGGCTGAGCCAGCCCTCTCCGTCGTCATCCCGTCGGTCCCCACGCACGACCACAGCCAAACGGTCGCACACCTCCGCGAGCAGACGCTTTCGGAACCCTACGAGATACTCGTCGTCGACGACGCGTCGGTTGACCGGTCCGTCGCCCGCAATATCGGGCTGGAGACAGCGGACGCAGACGTGGTTGCGCTGACCGACGACGACACCACACCCCCACCGGAGTGGTTGGAGACGATTCACCGCGAATTTGCGAACGACCCGGACCTCGTTTGTCTCGAAGGGCCGGTCTACGGCGGCTGTCGGAACACCGAATCACGGCACTACGTCGGGTGTAATCTCGCAGTGCGGCGAAAAGAGGCGCTTGCGGTCGGTGGCTTCCGAAGCGAATTCTCCGAGTGGCGCGAAGACGTAGAGTTCGGCTGGCGAATGGAACGCGATGCCGACGGCGGCTGTCGATTCGAGGAGACCATGCAGATGCGACATCCGTCAGTCCCGCGGACGGCGTTCGACCCGGCCCTCGAACACCGACTCAAGACGGAGTATCCGAAGCGATACGCGACAGTCATGGATGGGTCGCTCCGTCGGCGACTGTATCGGTGGGGTCGGTCGGTCGGTGTTATCCAGCCGGTTCACCGGGTTCTGAACGTGCTTGGGTATCACCGCGGACCACCTAGGTGA
- the acnA gene encoding aconitate hydratase AcnA codes for MPDGDSFGAIREFEHDGTTYKMADLTVLEEQGLCDLDKLPVSIRILLESVLRNVDGDIVTEEDVRNAASWEPDVPNVEVPFTPSRVVLQDLTGVPAVVDLAALRSAADRAGEAPSIVEPEVPCDLVIDHSVQVDFFGSSDAYEKNVELEYERNAERYKALKWAQNAFDNFSVVPPGTGIVHQVNLEHLGQVVHDREWRDEQWLLPDTLVGTDSHTPMIGGIGVVGWGVGGIEAEAAMLGQPITMKLPEVVGVRLEGELPEGATATDLVLHVTEQLREVGVVDRFVEFFGPGVGNLSVPDRATISNMAPEQGSTISVFPVDEATLDYLELTGRDPEHIELVREYLDAQGLFGEQHPEYTETVDIDLSVVEPSLAGPKRPQDRVPMGDMKTHFRGLVHREFEDDLGDVDEVELERWLGDGGRTDGGAAATEVAADLDPLTKQVTVEMDDGTEAEIGHGSVVVSAITSCTNTSNPSVMVAAGILARNALEKGLDVPNYVKTSLAPGSQVVTEYLKEAELLPYLEELGYDVVGYGCTTCIGNAGPLPEPIENAIDEHDLWTTSVLSGNRNFEARIHPKIRANYLASPPLVVAYGLAGRMDIDLETDPLGTDEDGEPVYLADIWPDTTEVQETIHNSIDPSMFREKYAEVFEGDERWEALEAPTGDVYEWDDESTYIREPPFFKDFPLEEPGVSNVEDARCLLTLGDTVTTDHISPAGPFGPDLPAGQWLMDHGVDPVDFNTYGSRRGNHEVMMRGTFANVRIENQMLDDVEGGYTIHHPTDEETTVFEASERYREEGTPLVVLSGVEFGTGSSRDWAAKGTDLLGVRATIAESYERIYRDNLVGMGVLPLQFAEGDSWESLGLDGSEHFDILGLDDGLEVNDELTVVAEKDDGSTVEFPVTAQVGTPAAVKYVENGGILHYVLRRLLTQD; via the coding sequence ATGCCCGATGGAGATTCGTTCGGAGCCATCCGTGAGTTCGAACACGATGGCACCACGTACAAGATGGCGGACCTGACTGTTCTCGAAGAACAGGGTCTTTGTGACCTCGACAAACTCCCAGTGAGTATCCGAATTCTACTGGAATCTGTGCTCAGAAATGTCGACGGTGACATTGTCACCGAGGAGGATGTCCGAAATGCGGCATCGTGGGAACCCGACGTGCCGAACGTCGAAGTCCCGTTCACGCCGTCTCGCGTCGTGTTACAGGACCTGACTGGTGTCCCCGCGGTCGTCGACCTCGCGGCACTCCGCTCCGCCGCGGACCGCGCCGGTGAGGCACCCAGTATCGTCGAACCCGAAGTACCCTGTGACCTCGTTATCGACCACAGCGTGCAGGTCGACTTTTTCGGCTCGTCCGACGCCTACGAGAAGAACGTCGAACTGGAGTACGAGCGCAACGCCGAGCGCTACAAGGCTCTCAAGTGGGCGCAAAACGCCTTCGACAACTTCAGCGTCGTCCCGCCGGGAACGGGCATCGTCCACCAGGTGAATCTCGAACACCTCGGACAGGTCGTCCACGACCGCGAGTGGCGCGACGAGCAGTGGCTTCTGCCCGACACCCTCGTCGGCACCGACAGCCACACACCCATGATTGGCGGTATCGGCGTCGTCGGCTGGGGTGTCGGCGGCATCGAAGCCGAGGCCGCGATGCTCGGCCAACCGATTACGATGAAGCTCCCCGAGGTCGTCGGCGTCCGACTCGAAGGCGAGTTACCGGAAGGCGCGACCGCGACCGACCTCGTGTTGCACGTCACGGAGCAACTCCGCGAAGTCGGCGTCGTCGACCGCTTCGTCGAGTTCTTCGGACCCGGCGTCGGGAACCTCTCTGTCCCCGACCGGGCGACCATCTCGAACATGGCACCCGAACAGGGGTCGACCATCAGCGTGTTCCCGGTCGACGAGGCGACGCTGGACTACCTCGAACTCACCGGCCGCGACCCGGAACACATCGAACTCGTCCGCGAGTACCTCGACGCACAGGGTCTCTTTGGCGAGCAACACCCCGAGTACACGGAAACGGTCGATATCGACCTCTCGGTGGTCGAACCGAGCCTCGCCGGACCGAAGCGCCCGCAGGACCGCGTCCCCATGGGAGACATGAAGACGCACTTCCGCGGACTCGTCCACCGCGAGTTCGAAGACGACCTCGGCGATGTCGACGAAGTCGAACTTGAACGCTGGCTTGGCGACGGCGGCCGAACCGACGGCGGTGCCGCGGCCACCGAAGTTGCAGCCGACTTAGACCCGCTGACGAAACAGGTCACCGTGGAGATGGACGACGGTACGGAGGCGGAAATCGGCCACGGGAGCGTCGTCGTCAGCGCCATCACGAGTTGTACGAACACCTCGAACCCTTCCGTCATGGTCGCTGCGGGTATCCTCGCCCGCAACGCACTTGAGAAGGGTCTCGACGTACCGAACTACGTCAAGACGAGCCTCGCACCCGGCAGCCAAGTCGTCACGGAGTACCTGAAGGAAGCCGAACTCCTGCCGTACCTCGAAGAACTCGGCTACGACGTCGTCGGCTACGGCTGTACGACCTGTATCGGAAACGCCGGGCCACTCCCCGAACCCATCGAGAACGCCATCGACGAACACGACCTGTGGACGACGAGCGTCCTCAGCGGCAACCGAAACTTCGAGGCGCGCATCCACCCGAAGATTCGTGCGAACTACCTCGCTAGCCCGCCGCTCGTGGTCGCCTACGGTCTCGCGGGACGGATGGACATCGACCTCGAAACGGACCCGCTCGGTACCGACGAGGACGGCGAACCGGTCTACCTCGCCGACATCTGGCCGGACACGACGGAAGTCCAGGAGACGATTCACAACAGCATCGACCCGTCGATGTTCCGCGAGAAGTACGCCGAAGTGTTCGAAGGCGACGAGCGCTGGGAGGCGCTCGAAGCCCCGACCGGCGACGTGTACGAGTGGGACGACGAATCCACCTACATCCGCGAACCGCCGTTCTTCAAGGACTTCCCGCTCGAGGAACCCGGCGTCTCGAACGTCGAGGACGCCCGTTGTCTCCTGACGCTCGGCGACACCGTCACGACCGACCACATCAGCCCCGCCGGACCGTTCGGTCCCGACCTCCCGGCCGGACAGTGGCTCATGGACCACGGCGTCGACCCCGTCGACTTCAACACCTACGGCTCCCGCCGCGGGAACCACGAGGTGATGATGCGCGGGACGTTCGCCAACGTCCGTATCGAGAACCAGATGCTCGACGACGTCGAGGGCGGTTACACCATCCACCACCCGACTGACGAAGAGACGACCGTCTTCGAAGCGAGCGAGCGCTACCGCGAAGAAGGAACGCCGCTCGTCGTCCTCTCGGGCGTCGAGTTCGGGACTGGGTCGAGTCGGGACTGGGCGGCAAAGGGTACCGACCTCCTCGGCGTCCGAGCGACCATCGCAGAGAGCTACGAGCGCATCTACCGCGACAACCTCGTCGGCATGGGCGTCCTGCCGCTCCAGTTCGCCGAGGGTGACTCGTGGGAATCGCTCGGACTCGACGGGTCCGAACACTTCGACATTCTCGGTCTCGACGACGGACTCGAAGTCAACGACGAACTCACTGTCGTCGCCGAGAAAGACGACGGCTCGACCGTCGAGTTCCCCGTCACCGCGCAGGTCGGCACGCCCGCCGCGGTGAAATACGTCGAAAACGGCGGTATCCTCCACTACGTCCTCCGTCGCCTGCTGACGCAGGACTGA
- a CDS encoding ZIP family metal transporter produces MGRKNTDSGAKASNPNTDGGTGVTRTERPLGLPRWVAALLPLVLLGLIVGGFFAATPFASLDTRGEPLPDVTVTHTTLPNDETVVVHVTNNGPDAVTISQVLVGEAYWSFDVQGTDGDNTLAPRESAQVVIPYHWNPGWDLEVALLLSDGSTVHHTIVAPSESPGLTTDLLLTMAVVGLFVGVIPVALGMLWFPFLQSMSDRWLHAILAFSAGILAFLAIDAGFEAFELGEQVPGAFEGTALVALGIIGALLAVQSVSAWRKERADAGDSRAQSGLWVAYLVALGIGLHNLAEGLAIGSSFALGRVSLGAFLVIGFMLHNVTEGPAVVAPIARGERPHIAHFLALGVLAGAPVIVGGWLGSLAFSPTLGAFFLAVGVGAILQVIWELRGMIRRSGRVSSALNLVTFLVGLVVMYVTDLFVAL; encoded by the coding sequence ATGGGGCGCAAAAACACCGACAGCGGAGCGAAAGCGAGCAACCCGAACACCGACGGCGGAACGGGCGTGACTCGAACCGAGCGTCCGCTGGGGCTTCCCCGATGGGTCGCGGCACTGCTTCCGCTTGTCCTCCTAGGTCTCATCGTGGGTGGATTCTTCGCAGCCACACCGTTCGCATCGCTCGATACCCGCGGCGAACCGCTCCCCGACGTGACGGTGACGCACACGACGCTCCCGAACGACGAGACGGTCGTCGTCCACGTCACGAACAACGGGCCGGACGCGGTGACCATCTCGCAGGTCCTCGTCGGCGAGGCGTACTGGAGTTTCGACGTTCAGGGCACGGATGGTGACAACACGCTCGCGCCCCGCGAGAGCGCACAAGTCGTCATTCCGTACCACTGGAACCCCGGTTGGGACCTCGAAGTCGCATTGCTGCTTTCGGACGGGAGCACGGTCCACCACACCATCGTCGCACCCAGCGAGTCGCCGGGGCTGACGACTGACCTTCTGCTGACGATGGCCGTCGTCGGCCTGTTCGTCGGTGTCATCCCCGTCGCGCTCGGAATGCTCTGGTTCCCGTTCTTGCAGTCGATGAGCGACCGGTGGCTCCATGCGATTCTCGCCTTCTCGGCGGGCATCCTCGCCTTCCTCGCCATCGACGCGGGGTTCGAGGCGTTCGAACTCGGAGAACAGGTACCCGGCGCGTTCGAGGGAACGGCTCTCGTCGCGCTCGGTATCATCGGCGCGCTGCTCGCAGTGCAGTCCGTCAGCGCGTGGCGGAAAGAGAGAGCGGACGCCGGTGATTCGCGCGCACAGAGCGGACTGTGGGTCGCCTACCTCGTCGCACTCGGTATCGGCCTGCACAACCTCGCCGAGGGGTTGGCAATCGGGAGTTCGTTCGCACTTGGTCGCGTCTCACTCGGCGCGTTCCTCGTCATCGGCTTCATGCTTCACAACGTGACCGAAGGCCCGGCCGTCGTCGCACCCATCGCGCGCGGCGAGCGCCCGCACATCGCGCACTTCCTCGCGCTCGGCGTCCTCGCGGGTGCACCCGTCATCGTCGGTGGGTGGCTCGGCAGCCTCGCCTTCTCGCCGACGCTCGGGGCGTTCTTCCTCGCCGTCGGCGTGGGCGCAATCCTGCAGGTCATCTGGGAACTTCGCGGGATGATTCGCCGCAGTGGACGGGTGTCGTCGGCGCTGAACCTCGTTACGTTCCTCGTGGGACTCGTCGTGATGTACGTGACCGACCTGTTCGTCGCACTCTAA
- a CDS encoding plastocyanin/azurin family copper-binding protein — translation MNRRRLLRLGGATLVAMISAGCSATGRSGGVKRVSMTDDFGFDPERLTVSTGTTIRWVNDSDIVHTVTAYEDEIPDDATYFASGGFESERAARNELTGGLIGPGGAYEHTFDVPGTYEYYCIPHESSGMVGSIVVK, via the coding sequence ATGAACCGACGACGACTCCTCCGACTCGGCGGCGCGACGCTCGTCGCAATGATTTCCGCGGGCTGTTCGGCCACCGGCAGGTCTGGCGGGGTGAAGCGCGTTTCCATGACCGACGACTTCGGCTTCGACCCGGAGCGTCTCACTGTTAGCACCGGGACCACGATTCGGTGGGTAAACGACAGCGATATCGTTCACACGGTAACGGCCTACGAAGACGAGATTCCAGACGACGCCACCTACTTCGCCAGCGGTGGCTTCGAATCGGAGCGGGCCGCACGAAACGAGTTGACTGGCGGGCTGATTGGTCCGGGAGGTGCGTACGAACATACCTTCGACGTTCCCGGTACCTACGAGTACTACTGCATCCCGCACGAGAGTTCGGGGATGGTCGGGTCCATCGTCGTCAAATAA